The following nucleotide sequence is from Oryzias latipes chromosome 20, ASM223467v1.
CAATAAAGAAACAGATATCTTATTtatgaatagaaaaaataaaggtgCCCACAAATGAGCCCTGTGGAACCCCAAATGTAATTTGGAAACTCTTTACCTCAGCATACTTTCATTTTCAGTAAAGAgacattttgtgtgtgttacAGATTAAATACCGGTAGTTGTGTTTAAGTACTTTGGTCTTTAAAGAGCCCTATGTTTCTACggcttgtaaacaaaaacacaagttcgTTTGTGTTTACAGTCTGCAAGGATTCATCCATCAAAGCTCCTTCAGGATTCTTTTCACTCGTGACAAACCAGTTCAAGAATAAAGCATCTGTGTATGCTTCCATGGCAACCTGCCTATCATTACAAAATTGTGTACGAGTCATGACCAACTCTTCCAACTCCTCATCATCCCTACAGGCGCTCGCCACTCCAAACACGACAACGCTGCTCTCTCCTGAACATCAGAGACACTCTGATCACCCCTTAAGCTGCTCGGCCCCACAGGCTTTTCCTCCCCGCAGCTTCCGTAGACGTGCGCTTACAGTTTTTGGTCGGCGGCCAGCTCTTACCATCTGTACACACTCCATCAGGGGCAGACGCACCGACTGGTTCCCGCACAGAGACACCACGCAGGCCGGCGTGTCGGCCGTGGTCTCCAGCAGCGCCAGAACGGCTTCCACGCCCATGCGGCTGGCCTGCAGGAGCCGACACCAGGCGTTAACATGATTCTGCACCTTCGTCTCTTCCTGTGAGTCTGTAGTAGCCTGTGCATCTCTTCATGTGTTCAGCCACAAATCTGTTAATGTGCTTAAACTCACGCCTGAGGGCTTAGACAAGATGTTCTGGCTCACTACTATGCCTCAACAGAACAGTAAATAATGCATCCACCGCTGTTTAATGCATAATACATGTGAAACAGTCAGTAAACAGAtcagatttaacatttaaactgtATTCAGCAGGGATTTGGATCCAAAAACTCCTTAAAATGAGAATTTCTGACAGTTTTCTACCAACTTCCGAGGCTAAATGAACCCACCAGGATGCGGTCGAAGGCGGACGGGGTTCCGCCCCTCTGGACGTGCCCTAAGATGGTCACGCGTGTGTCAAAGCCCAAGTGTTTCACGACGAGCTGCGAGGGCAGAAGACAGTTACCGCtgcaaaataattcaaatgttcttaaaaatacGGACAAAATGTGCAATTTTTGAAAACACACGAAGAACCACAAACACAGTATAGatgtataaatatacatatatatacacatatatatatataaaggtgGAGAAGGGGAAACAGCAAAGCACAAGCAAGCCATTCTAAGTTTTCAGTCATGTTAGCCGGGAGCTCATAATGCAATCCCAGGCAGTAAGTGTTAGCTTAAAaccaatttaaaacaaacaaataaatagttCGATGAATGAACTACTAGTTAGTAGGAGGGGAATGAAAAATTAAAGATCCCTCAGTCCAAAAACTGTGTGTGAAGCTATGTACACACCGCCATCGGCAACGCCtattcaagcagccacttccaatgaaaagtctatggaaACGCCCGTTTCGGGCCCCTGCGTTCACGTGTTTTTTATCCGTTTTAGGACTTCCGCGTTCAAATCTCTCGCATTCACAAGTAGCTACGCATGTTTTCATAACCTTTTTCAGGGTTTCTGTGTTGAAATTTCCCACGATAGAGCGTAGCAGCAACCATTTTTTTGGATCGTTTTAGGGCATtagtgttcaaaactctcacgatCACgtgtagctacgcaagtttttaagacTCTACGTCCAAAATGCGTTGCCAGTGAACGAACACGCGTTCCCAGCTAAACCTGgtgaaactttgaccaatcagggtcttGGATATTGTAGTGACAAGGTACTGGTTTCTCTGGCACAGCGGCGAGGCTGACGacgtctgcttttgtttttcaaataacgATAAACCACGGCCACTATCCTGATGTGACGGTATTTTATATGTGCTATTGCTAGGACGCTAAACTGACTAGTTAGCATTTTGTGGTCAAATCATGAGATTTGAATCGCGTTAACATTTAGCATCAAGTCTCttcaaactgtaggtggcggacagtagaaaaagaaaaagataaagaagaagaagcccctgcctgcttgcccagtgtgaacatctAAAAGCATGTGAGCGTGAGAAACGTGAGAATAGCATGTTCTAAAGGCCTGGTGTGTACACAGCTTCAGGGAGagaaaatttttttaattcttagtGTTGTTGCGGTGCAGTCCCAAACCGTGAAAGCCATCTTACCAAACAAGCCAGTGTGCCTGATAGAGCATTCCAGAAACACAGCGACAGAGTGGAAGCCACACCGGGGTAGGAGGGCAGGAGTCGTATGGGAGGCTGGCCACCAAAGCTTTgtacttacattttttatgtattcagTGGTTATGGCTTTGTTGTTACGATCAATCGCCCCTTCGGCTACAATTATGATATTCAGCCGTTTCATTCCTGCACGGTTCTACAAGGGGGGGTGTGGTGGAGAGACATGACAGAAAAACTGAGAGGGCGGCTAATGACCTGGGCTTTCAGAAGCACGGCGGCCCTGCCGACAGTCTCGGCCAAGGTCAATTGCTGTCAAAGCGTCAGGatgcttttttaaagacccactccaatgaaaaaagtgtttttaatatgttcttttagcatttttctaatgttgGAAgacctttttaaagaaaatcaagcttcaaatggcatttctgagtatttctttattcaaataattgtgaatcaggagcagatgaaaaaatgctgcttgagaaaggatcgtatttgtgatgtgaAAACTACGCTGGGCCGGCCGCAAGCTTcataaactgtacagctggatagctccaacgtttctcgccatttttgttgcaccggtaacgtTAAATTGagggtgtaaggggctgtaagctagagggagggCACATAAACacatgcatgatgggaaatgggggcgggTCAACAGGTCTGCTcttaactcagaggtgaatttccaatggactgccgttctgcagaaagtatgtcctagaaaaccaatGTCTGCTTGATTTGGGCCAAAAAAGGCATCATgacaatgttgtttttaaaacagctcagatgatcggagtgggtctttaagactgGAACTGTCGGGTCGCTTGTGTTTGGCCCCACATTAGGCGGGTTTCTCCGTGCTTCTGGCTTCCCCTTCGCCTCTTTTTGTCTTCGGGTACTCACATCCTTGACAAAACTAGAAGTTATAGGTTTCCCGTGCCTGTCAAGAGATCCCTCTGCAACTATGATAATGTTCAGCCTTGTGCCCCTGGAGCGGGTCTGAATCACATCGTTtcccaaagcagaaaaaaaaaaaaacagtcaagttAAGACACCAGGCCAGTAAATTCCCCTGACTGGACTGGACTTTCTGGACTGCGGAGAGatacaaatgtgtaaaaatcGAACGCTACACATTGAGGATGAGAAGATTTTGCCATCGTGTGGGAACAAACGACAGGCTGTTACCGCTGAGAGTTTCTGACACATTTTCTCCTCCCAGCCGTCCTCAGGAGGCATTTCAGGGATCAGGACCCAGTCCGCCCCGCAGGCCAGAGCGCTCACGAGCGCCAGGTATCTGAAACGCAACGCATGTGGGTGGAAACCGAGGAGATGAGAGTCTTTCTGTTGCGGTTGGTGCTTACTTACCCGCAGTGCCTGCCCATAACTTCCAGCACGAACGTCCTCTGGTGGCTGAAACAGGAGAAGAGATCGGGCTGAGAACTGGCCGGCTGGGTTCAGCAGCCCCCCTCTGGGGCGGCCCTCTTACCTCTGTGCAGTCGTCATGATGGCGTCCACCACCTCGATGATTCTGTGCAGAGCCGAATCGGTGCCGATGGTCATGTCCGTCCCGCAGAAGTCGTTGTCGATGGAGCCCACCATCCCGACGATGTGCAGGGCAGCGTACCTCTCCACGGCGTCGGCTTCGATCAGACCTGAGAAGGAGCGAGGCGTCAGACTTCTTTCTTTTGTCCTTTGCGTTGATGGTGGGGGCCTCTCCACCACCTTTCTCCACCAGCTCCTTTAGCAGTCCGCTCCACTCCTCCCTGAAGAGGTTGGCTCCCGTCAAGCTGCCGTCGCCGCCGATCACGCACAGGTTGGTGATGCCCCGCTGCACCAGGTTGTGAGCCGCCTGTAAGCGACCCTCGTGGGAGCGAAACTCTTTACAGCGGGCGCTGCCGATGACGGTCCCCCCCTGATGACAGAAACTGGTGTTTACAGCTGTTTGAACTAGAGATGCCCCATCCGGTTTCCTCGGCCCCGATCCAAATGGAGTCATTTGATTTCGAGGATCTTCTGATGTGACACTTTTGTTACATATTTATAATTTAACACTTAAACACAGCAGTTCTGTGAAGTAACTTCAACAATCGACTTAAAATCTTCAGGGCTGTTGAACACTTTGGATCATATTTGATTCATATTGCAATTACAAatccctaaaaataaaaaaacaataactttcTTCCCAAATTTTTGTAGCATAAATATGAGTATTCAATACTAGCTTAGATCATTTTTCCCCCTTAGAaattgcactttgttgacggtcccttggaaGCCGTCTCCATTTAATTCTCAcggaaaagaaagagaaatatttaattttttgaatcTCCACCTctatcatggtagggataacacgtccatgtaagggtggggtcatctggaccccataagatagcacataGGGTTTCGGCAATAGAATGTCGTGATTTGTTCATTATATGCAGACTTCAAATGGAGTTTTTATCTGTAACAATAAGCTTGAAATATATAGTGTTGATCataacaagaataaaacaaagacgGGATCCCTGATCGGGACGAAACATCCAATTCCCATCAGGGCCCAAACTACGTGATCAGGACCGATTTCCGATCAGCTGATCGGGTTGTGACATCCCTCGTTTTAACActgaactgagaaaaaaaaatccacttctGTGAGCTAACCTCTCCAGAGAATaatcctcaataaaagtagtaaaaaaaataataatctgaaaacagtaaagaaaaccagcaggacttGTATTGTGACTCACCACTTGCAGCATGCTGGAGACACTTTCCCATGAGGCCTCCTCTATGTTGTCCCCTCCATCCACCATACCCTGATATCCCTGatttaaacagacaaaaaaaggggggtCAGAATCATTAGATGTACCACATTCCGTAAGgaaatggaatttaaaaaagacatcTTCCGTGGTTTTTCATTATTGTGCTGACTGAGCACAAAGGGAGGTTCAGCGGAGACATCCGCTGAGGCCTCCAGTCAGTTACGTAACAGCCTGACAGAGGAGGACAGGCTGTGAAACAGACGACAAAGAGCACAGCTCTTGTTTATTGTGGAGCTTTCCCATGCTTGGTAAAAGGCGCACGCCGCCTTTCCTGTAAACCTATTACAACTGAGACTGTAGACTGCAGAGTTCACTCGTTTCCACCTCATGTTGGCAAATTTACGGTACATTTCAGAAATGGTGGAGTTTGTTGAAATTCTTCCAGTCGTCCAGATTGAAccactgactgtaaatgagGACTGGATGCAGAAAAGGACTTCCTTAAGGCTCCAACAAATGAAGTCAACCCGGTCACCATTTTCTTTTGGCCAGGTGTTGTCAGtatgcagtgattggtccaaggaGGTccgagtcaacgtttctatggcaaccactctcaccaaatCAGGacagagcttgttggaagtccatacCATTAGGAGGTGTCAAACATGTTAAATATTCGAGGAATCTGATTTGCCAGTTTATAACTCAACTTCCATTAAAGGAAAAATACCGTTAGAATTTGCAAGAACgtgttaacaaaacaaaaaaaaaggcatcagaaCAACAGGAATGATTCGGACAAACAGAAAGTTATAGTAatagatgtttatttctctatagaagtctacgagattttggctttttagaaccagcaggtacttcctgtttgaaatgcgAGGTCACTTCCTGGTCACTAGTCCATCTCCCGGTTAACTGGCTGAACCCGTTGAAGCCTCAGCGGGCAGATAGTAGTTGGAGCTGATAGATGGATGTGTTTGtagagacacatttttaatcGTGTTGACTCACCtcatgaataaaataaactttggcACCCACGTACAGCCCCATGCGCACCACCGCACGGACGGCAGCATTCATTCCTGCGAAACACACAATTGCCAGCGTTTTAGTTTCAAATTTCAAAAAGGAGCAGGCCGAAACGCTGCCATGTTGGGTCAAATGTTTCCCCATTttacagagcagagcagagttcATCACGTAAAACTGCCAAGACGAGTGAATGGCATTGGTGGAGGCTCGAACGCCAGCAGCACAGGTAATGGTTAATGCTTCAACCGCTGCCGGCCAAACGGGAACTTGGCTGGAGGAGCCCAAACCAACATTTTTCCCAGAAAGCCGTAGGCGTCTGCAGAGCTGTTACTAAGCAACTCGGAGGTTTAGACTGTGAGAGCGGCGGGAGAGAAAGACTTTGTATGAAAGCAtctgcttttgttcttttaccAACAAGTGCGGCTAACAGCGCGGGCCAGCTCGTTACCAGCAGTCCTGTTATGTAATCATGCAAACATGTGCGTTTGTGTCCCTGAGCTAGAGTGAAGCTgtcgttttcttcttctccagaGTTTGCAAGTCATCGCCAAAGCGGGCAGCCCCTCATTCTGCATGACTGAAACTCGCTCGGAGCACAGCGAGCCACAAAAGCAGCTGAATGAGAAGCTTTCTGACAAGTGCTGAATGACAGCTGCAGGAAAACAACATGACAATATGTGAAAATTGCCCCCTTACATGGTATTTTTGTGAAATGAAGATGTCCTTGTCATTcagattttgaacattttatagAGTAAACTGTCCTAATTCAATACATAaattgtaatccatggatatTCTCAAAAGccgggctgcacaatatgaggaaaacttgcaatgtTAAATTTTAGAGGTCAATGTTTTGATGATAAAATGACTTGCAatacacaaaaaccaaaacaaaaaacatctaaaaactttattttcattttactgcaacagttttattcAACACCAGAGCTGTCGCTAGCGACATCTAAATATAACACGCTTCTGACATACCGTAGATCCGTGACCGATCAATCATTCACCGCGAATCAGCCGTTAACTGCACCAGtgattgaagagttacagtagttgaaaGAATCTAAACAATGGAGCTGAAGCTCCGCtgtaaaagggttaaataaaagtaacttaAATACTTTAAATGACCTATGTTCACACAGGAGGCAGGCATCTTTCATAAGAGGAGTCCATCCGATTGTCAAATgcatacatttcattcattttatgaACGAGTCAGATTGCTTTAGCATGTGTGTAAAGGTGTGTGTAGGCTGTTATTTATCGTACAGGTCTACCCAACAACTACTCAAGATTGTACAATAACAGCAAGCTAAACAATAGCAATGTCACATAATTTTCTCTGATAATTAGCTTACATGTATTTCATAgctttgttgtgtgttttttgtgttccatCTTTGTACATTTGTAATAAAGCGGTACAGTGATGACATATCGATCTGCTTTTGTTCACCGAGCTAtagaaaaacatgcaaagaaacaaagacaaagggttttttattaaatagatTTGTGAGTATTTATATAAAGTTACAAATGGTCaattatgaattaaaaaaaacaacatttcaaactaaatatttaaagaaaaaacagtttgcaaCCTATTAAACTACTTTTAAAATGCAGTAGGAACTGTAAGGTAAAAGAAAATGGGAAATTACTTctatgttattgttttttttttggcatattttattcaaactaaaagtaacaaaaatgtaaataggaaaaatacatttaaagaatCAAAAATAATGAGCAGTCcttaatttgttattattattagtcaGGCATAGTGTTGGTCAAACCTGGGTTTTTGCTTTGGAAACACGCAACTCAGGAAgtctttttatctttatttcaaaataattatttatttaaacatttgcaaGGGGAAACAATGTCAAACATATCGAGGAAAAACCTAAAAAGGTCATTTTACCTTATATGGGGACGAACAGAACGGTATCGCTATGAATTATGAGGGGAAACTGGATTGGTTCGTTGTATGGAATTCGTCGAGCTTCAGACACTATCAAAGAAGAGCCGGCTAACCACGTGACCAGGGTTTCCTCTGTGACGTAGAGGCCGGGTGCTGCTCATCACGTACACCGACAGAACGCATCAACCGCCGGCCCGCAGACTCTCATCCCCCTCGAAAacccttttattttatgttctgCATTTTTCATAAGTCCAGCGGTCCAAAAAGACTCCTAAAAGCTCTAATGGTCACATTTTATCCGCGCTTTGTTTGAGACTGTCGCTACGCGAATAGTTTCCTGTGTGTGCAGGAAAGGCAGCCCGACCTTGAAAGATGCTGTCACGAAATGTCACGAGATCCGAATGTGACTGGTAAACTAGCGAAACGTGCTAGCTAATTGCATGCTTTTTGGTGGCGATCAAGTAAAATAATATCTAACCACTCCATGTTGCGTCATAGTTTAGATACATACTTTTAGACGTTAGGCCCCTCCACGTGACGTAGTAGCCTATTTTCTAGCATCTCACAGCTGGAATTGGGGGAATAACCTCCAACATCTTGTCCTTAAAATCCATCTTGTGGACGTGACACTTTACCTTGAGCATCACCTCCGCTGGTCAGGACCGCGATGGCTTTTCCCGCTCCGGACAGGTTCTCAAAAAAGATCTTCTTGCTGTCTGGCTGCGCCATTTCCACGGCTGTTCACGGTTTGTCCCGGTTCGGTTCGACAAAACTGACCAAATGGGCTTTCCGGCGGGAACAGTTTGTACTCAGTGTTGAAGGGCAGGAGTCCTCAGCTCCCTCTGTTGTGTGCCTGCTCTCCTACTTCTCCCTGTTCCGCATCTATACGGCTGTATCTCAGACTGAGCGCGATGGCGGTTATTGACAGGGCGGTGGACCAATCAGAGCCCTGCATGAGTCACCCTAGCTGCAGTCTCAACCAATGAAAAGAAAGATACCCCACATGAGCGGTTTAAACTGCAATGTTGCACGAAAGGCTGCAACCGTGAAAAGGAAAGTTTCTCAGAACCCAAACTACTATCAGACGTACTAGATATTTctgtcaaaaagaaataaaaatttcacaaaactacaaaaaaaattatacttGATTACATATTTCCAACTTTCTATATACCAAACTGtattttgttaatatttatttttttttgcattttttgcctcttttctcatcgtttttgtaaaaaaaaaaacattagaattaaaaacaagtttctaTAAAAGATGATCAGGGCATAAGAGCTTCAATGTCGTACTCTGTTATATGACTCTCCTATCtccagtttttttaattttacacacCTTCTTTTTTGTTCCTTACTTCTTATATGAGTTCCATTTTATTACTTTGGTTTTCCCTggaaaaatcaattaaattgCCTCaccctaaaatgtttttaaagatttattcttCTTTCATATTTGAAACAGGACCCAAATGCATTATATAAAAGTTTGCACATCATATCTGGGAATCTGAATGCAAATTTGTGCAAACAGAATCaggatttttgagtttttattttaccaaacaAGCTGGTGAATCAAGCCATGTCTTAGACTAATTTTCCCTTATCTACAGCCATTTTCCTTTATGTTGCATCGTAATAAAACATCCTTTTTATTCGGTTACTTTTGGGGAAATGGCTTCCTGAGAACCCATTAATTCCAGACTGTGGTTTCATTTTCTGTAAATGACGTCAGGCAGTGGCTGCAAGTGACCTCTGCCGCTCACAAGTCCTTTTAAGTTCTTGGTtttcattttgaacatttgcAGCTGCTTTAACGTAAAGTTACCCCAAATATGATGATGTGCAGTGAAGGAGGTAAACATATGGATGAACTCAATATCACCATCGTGTGGTTTTAACCCTAAAGTACAGTGTGTAGTATAGTGTTTGGTTTTTGCTACACATGAAAAAATGAAgtacaaatgaaaatgaaaccatgTCCTCAGTGATCATGCCAAGTAATCAGTAAACATTTCAAAGGCCTTATTTGAATAGAGCTTGCCTTTCTAATGCAACAATTTTTTGCAAGAAGTGATATTATCAGTCTAGTACTCAGACATATGATCACTGTCTCTCCAAAGCTCCGCCTTACCAGATTTCTAGAGTTTTCCTCTGCAGAACAGTGATTATTAAAGTGCATGTGCAGGACAGTGATCATGGAGTCTTAAGGGTGGGTGTGTCGCCTAAACTGACGCTATGACATCACTTCAGCCttaatgtaaaagaaaaccGGTAAGAATCAAGACCACTGTGTGTCCACCAAATGTGGCGCAATAAATCAAACCTGAACCAGCATTTTAATGCTTTGTGAATGGATTTTCTGTCCAATGTGGTGCATTTTCACCGTCTGGGCTGGAGGTTGCAGCCCGTGTCCTCACTCGCTCCGGCTCTGGTCGATAGGGCTCCAGTCTTGTTGTTCCTCTTGGGGCTCGACGACGGGATGTTGTATTCCCCATGGCGTGCGGAAGATTTGGGCGCCTTGCGAGTTTATCTTCGGTCTACTATTGACAGGCGTTGGAGTACATCTGTGTTTTCATACCTTCAGTTAGTAGTTCAGCAGTTTCCACTGTTAGCACTGCTCCATGGAGTTCAAGCCTCAGAATAATCATTTCTGGTTACGGAGCTGGTTTTGGTTTGCCAAACATAAATCGAAGCATATATTTGTCCTAGGAACCTGTAGCTAATGTGGAGGCATCCAACATGatggaaatattttttaaaacaagtctCCATCCAATTCGAAATACGATAGTCCCAGTTTTATCTGAGCTGAAGCTTTTTGAACCTCTTAAGCTTGGTCGAGTACTTTTAGTCAGTAGGTGTGTGTATGGAGAAACAAGCTCTTTAACATGtagcaataaaacaaacacatttttaatttttcattgcaTTCTGAAAAAACTCCCCATGTTGTTCTGGTGGAGGCTTTTTAGGACTCGGAGTTCCGCTGCCAGAGTCGTATTTTGCTGCTCCAGCTTGACCACGCGCTTTTCTAACGCTGCTATATATGCGTTCCTCCGTCGCCGATAGTCTCGTGCAGCCTCCCTGCGggcaaaaacaacagcagatgCAGCTTGATATTAGGACATCCTCACaactaatgccaaaaaaaacccaTGTTGCAGTAAAAACAGTTTAGATTACAATaagcaacactttttttgaCTTAAACCTGTCAACTCAGCAAATAAACAGTATTTGAGGAGAAGAAGTATAAGATGACAAACTCTCAGTTATACTCACTAGCCACTTTATAAGACACACCTCTCCAACGGCTtgttaatgcaaatttctaattagccaatcacatgacagcagctcagagcatttagacatgtaaacatggtcaagacgatctgctgaaGTTCAAAGGGAGCATCAGGatggagaagaaaggtgattgccAGAGgtcagttctgaaggcaaaaggagTCCAACCCGGTACTAAGGTGTGCCTGATAAAGTGGCCATGGTGAGCGTCgatcatgatgatgatgatgatgatgatgatggtcaGATTCCCACGTTAACCGCAGCGAACAGAATCACTCCCTTTCACCTGTTCTTCCGCAAACGGAGCTGCCGTTTCTGAGTGTCTTCCAGTGGATCCTTCTGGTTGGCCTGAGCTCCATTCTCCACCTTTGGGAGGACGGCGGTTGGAATTTCTGGTTTCTGGTCACAAAGCCAGAAATTtgctatttaaaaataaaaaaggtcaaagaaaaagttgatgcaagttcaaatgtttaagcaaaacaaagaaccATGGTGCCACTCTTATCTGGGGAGGATTAAAgtctttttggatttttattattgttatgctGCTTCCTGACAGACGTATTTTCATATTGgagattttgtcttcaaataatttgatttttggatgaaaatattccaaatttatgaggttattttctatgttttttgcTGCCTTTAGTTGCATCACgagatttgttttctgttttgtttattcaaggTATTTAGAGGCATTTACTGTTGATACATTAATTTTCAACATGCATATTCATTAAACTAATATAACTTtctaaaagcaacattttaaggGACATTGGCTTTTTTTAAGAGATTCTGAGCCAAATAAAACCAATtccatcaaaaatattttaagtttaaCATGTAACGAAAGAGCAATTGTAAGTGTTAgggattaaaatattttttgtttttgataaaaaaaaagacattataaGGAATTACCTAAACAtcaaaagtagaaaaatgtacttcaaattACCACTTAtctaaaatgcaaattttacCTATTGAATACAATGTAAAAGGCTATTTTTAGCAAATCGGCATGttgtaaaatgttgatttaatgAATATTGCAAATGCACGCTACTGAAAATAAGCATATTGTAATgctcatttaaaagaaattagcATATTAGTTTTAGCAGACTAGCATATTGTAAAATACTAGTGATGCTACCCAGCCTGTAACAGTTACCGGATCGGTCCCCGCATGCACAAACCTTCCTCTTTGTGACAAACATTGGAACAGTTAAGAATTTGAATGAGATCTGCTCCCCTAATTTTGGTACATTTGTTGTTCCTAGATTAAAAAACTTTTGGCCACcatgtttaaacatttgtttaaacaaaagaaatgagaGATTTGTACAATGTTGCATGAAATAGTTTTGGATCCAGCAGTTCATATAACACATGGattacagaaaaatatttttagatgtttttaggACAGGTTGAGGAGAGATATATTGTAATTGCTGTTTCTgtcacaaaaccaaacaaaaaatcacatttgacAACAAATACCTTCAAGAGTAAACAGCAGGGGTTACCTGTCTGAAGTGGACCAACTGGCGTGTTTGTGGCTCCTACAGTTAAAAATTGTGGGTTGTTTGTAAATGGCTGGTTATCTGTAACGCCCTGAAGATCCGAAGGGGAAAAGTCTGGATGGAAATCAAAACACAGCCCTGAAAGACCAAGGAGAACACAATATATGCCACAatatatacacaatatacaTGTGGAGATGGTCATGTTAACCACTATCGACATGTTTACCAGCATAACTGTTGTTAGTTTGCAGGTAAGAAGGAATCAAACTGGGAGAAGCTGGAGCTTGTTGTGACTCATCACTCTTTTCTGTATTTAGCTGCATCATCCTTGAAGTCATTCTATGGAAAGCAAGACTgtatttgtaaaaaagaaataatgca
It contains:
- the LOC110017327 gene encoding cyclic AMP-dependent transcription factor ATF-1, with amino-acid sequence MTSRMMQLNTEKSDESQQAPASPSLIPSYLQTNNSYAGLCFDFHPDFSPSDLQGVTDNQPFTNNPQFLTVGATNTPVGPLQTANFWLCDQKPEIPTAVLPKVENGAQANQKDPLEDTQKRQLRLRKNREAARDYRRRRNAYIAALEKRVVKLEQQNTTLAAELRVLKSLHQNNMGSFFRMQ